One genomic segment of Profundibacter amoris includes these proteins:
- a CDS encoding YbjN domain-containing protein — MTFKAKLFTGLTVAAFVVGSTAAMAQITAKNAAAVMKAMQDFGMVATMGKDSGGDPKISSRISDTKFSVYFYGCEDNLNCASIMFKAGYDLNNGISALKINEWNRDKRFAKAYIDDEGDPFLEMDVNMDFDGLGNENFADDLDWWRLLVEDFEDFIEW; from the coding sequence ATGACTTTTAAAGCAAAACTATTTACCGGGCTGACAGTCGCAGCATTTGTTGTGGGCAGTACAGCTGCAATGGCGCAAATTACTGCAAAAAATGCGGCAGCAGTGATGAAGGCGATGCAGGATTTTGGCATGGTCGCAACCATGGGCAAAGATTCAGGCGGTGATCCCAAGATTTCCAGCCGTATTTCCGACACCAAATTTTCGGTCTACTTCTATGGTTGCGAAGACAACCTGAACTGCGCTTCGATCATGTTCAAGGCAGGCTATGACCTGAACAACGGTATCAGCGCGCTGAAAATCAATGAATGGAACCGCGACAAGCGTTTCGCCAAGGCCTATATCGATGACGAGGGTGACCCGTTCCTGGAAATGGATGTGAATATGGATTTTGATGGTCTGGGCAATGAAAACTTTGCCGATGATCTAGATTGGTGGCGCCTGCTGGTCGAGGATTTCGAAGACTTCATCGAGTGGTAA